The Cyprinus carpio isolate SPL01 unplaced genomic scaffold, ASM1834038v1 S000001079, whole genome shotgun sequence genome includes the window ATTCCAGCCCGGGATGTCCTGGACCGCTCGCTGATTGACGACTTCTACCGGTCCCGTCAGGCTCCTTCCTCGAGCGCCTAGAGGTGCTCGTTGagggaggggtactgtcatgaGTCAGGTTTTTTCTTCCGTTTTCTCTCTCGCATGCTCTTACTCAtttacttacacacacatacacacacacacacacacacacacacacacaccttattagctcattattatattacattttctctttctctgtcctgcTGACCTCTCTCTCTTCATGCACCTGTTTGTCATTGTAGCAGACTTGAAGCTCAGGAGCGAGCGCTGATTGCAAAGGAGTCCTGATCTACCAGTTCTGTGTGCTTTAATGACGGACTgcctttgttatatattatttcattaaagactgttattccTGTCATCTCTGCTTTTGGATCCTTCATTTACCCAGCGTGACAGAGCAGTGCCTGATGTGCAAGGAAAAGGAACAACCTATCTTGGAGACAAGATCCATTTAAAACATTAGAGATTTTGTACGCAACAGAGGATTGGCTTTTAAAAGGCATTCAAATGCTAAACACTAAATGCACTTTTGGACAGCCTGAGCCTTTACCTTTCCAGGCATGTTTTAAAAGTTGGTGTCCTGTGTTCAGAAGTGGTTTAGGTAACTTCATTTATTTTGCTCACaggcagtgtttttgttttgttttgtttgttttgctatgtGGGTTAGCCTGGGCCCTTTAATGTCAGGATTCACTTATTTtcctttaataatttttacaatttttaactttttgttaagGAATTGATTCTTGAGGTGACTAAATCAAATATAGTTCATTGATTCAAcaaatgttgtgttgtgtgttaacAATGACAAACCTAgattattattttcaacattttttagcTTAAATGCAGATGAGTTAAGTTTAGTAGTCAAACATAATGAAATCAACTAATGAGCTAAATATACTTGGTAAGACCTCAGCAAGTTGTGATCCTATTCGCAATctccacaaaacaacaaaagagcaagcATAAATCAAGCATATAGATCCAGTTCTGGCAGGTAAcgttagtcaagcttgcatcagctgactGTCAGCTGATCACGTCTACGTATAGGAATACGATGCTTATCagtttatgcacacacacacacacacacacacacacacatatatatatatatatatatatatatatagctcctCAGTATTATCAGCTGCTATCATATTCTCCAGAGCTCatttaccctcctccatccccagctcctcctcttgTACAGAGTCAGGATTTGGTATTCTAATTCCCCTTGAATCAGACTAAATTCCtgaattattttgtacatttaataccAACATTAATGATATCTGCAATCCATgatgttggttctgttctgtttacccttAGAGGGGttattgctgctctccctgctcttatCCATGCTAGGTTGCATGGATGGGCAGAGagtttttgcccagaacagaagCATACCGCCAATCAAAACTATATGCTAATAGTCAATCAGtcatctttgacgatagtggtcctgacagaattaTTATAATGTGATTGGGTTGTCTGAGAGAACTGAGGTTGTTTCATTGTATTGAGACTATAAACCTACGCTCTACAAACAGGACTGGTTGAAGGGGAGTGGGTGagtgcattttcttttaaaactttgaCAATGTCAATCAAGACATTAAAGCATGGAGGCCTTCAAGTTACTTATTAGGCTATTTAGGCTTCATTCTCCTTTATATGTTGCTGCTTTTTATGTTCTTGTTGCATTCTATGAACCCTTACTATTAAAATTGCTAGTAAAGCCGATGAACTCTGATAGAGatcctttttaaatatgttttaacatataCCCTCACTTTATGTAATTTGTGAAAAAGAGTTACTCTGCAAAGGCTCTATTCTCAGGTCATGTATGATCCGGTGCAATGGGCAATGACAGACCCTGGACACGCAGATCACAGTGTGATTGTGAAACACGATTGCAGGATGGCAGTTGGTGCAGGACATGGAAAAACTCCATAATACATGTGCTGGTGGGGTTGAGTTTGTCCTAGTGAATGCAAGCACTGTTTTTGTGTTATGCTCCTAGTTGTTTTAATGACACTTGTCCCACCTGTTAGTGGATCCCATCAGATAAGAGCTGTGGTGTTCTCTGTAAACTTTTGTAGCTTGACAGAATTTGATTGGAGGTGCTGATGGTTTTCTAGAGGAAGAAGTGTAGAATGGAGTGATTGTCCTCCTTATGTACATTTATAAGTATGTCCCGatgtgaatatatgaaatgtccattgacatctagtacaagttagccaagcatattcttttaaactaaaaataggaaagtatgcttttagtttactttttatgtacttctcagaaatgggctttatgtacttctcagaaatatacttaaaatgacatttaagtatacttgacttatacttacaaaaagtctaaatatacgtgaactttacttaagtatacttaataaaataaacttgaagtataatactttttggtaaggggagtTATTTACAACTTGTGTGCCAAATTCTAATGCACAACAGAGGtcaacagagaaaacaaaaatgtcctCTTAATATATTCCATATTATTATAATGGTGTGCCTCAGGACACATGGATTATGAGACCAAAGTTACTTTCAGAGCAGGTTATACTCGGTGTATGtgtatgatgacatcactgaccTTGTACACCACACTGTCCTTATAGACCGTGTTACAGAAAAGTCTTTACAAAACGACCAGAAAGTCTGAAAAAGAGCCTTTTTTTATATCTCAGTTGTGCAAAGaaaatcttttaattttaagCCGTGTATAGGTTCactgatttttttcatgatttttgatatgttttttgtaGCTCTAGCACCACTGGAACCCGGTGTCCCCACAGCCCTATGCCCAGTCGAATTtgcccaaaataacaaaaattgtcTCTCTAGCCCAACAAATGggtaggtgtgtatgtgtgtgagtgtgtgtgtgaggatgagtgtgtgtgtgtgtgtgtgtgtgtgtgagtgagtgagtttggggggatttgtgtgtgtgtgtgtgtgtgtgtgtgtgtgttgagaggtaagagagactgagtgtgtgtgtgtgtgtgtgtgtgtgtgtgtgagagagactgagtgtgtgtgtgtgtgtgtgtgtgtgtgtgtgtgtgagagcgagtgagagtgtgtgtgtgtgtgtgtgttgtgtgagagagagagtgtgtgtgagtgactgtgtgtgtgagagagtgagtgagtgagtgtctgatAACGTATTTCAGGGGATAGGCATATTTcaaaatgctataaaaaataaaaaaatttaaagattaGTTATTTTCTGTGCTCAACATTGTGTAACAAACCTCATAAATAGAGTTAAACATCTATTGAACCCGGAACATCCCTTTAAATACGATTAACAATTAACTTTTTATCTGAAGCACTATAAATCAagcacagaagaaagtaaatcagGACACTATAAAAAGAGCATGAGGGTCTGTGAGGATGACAGAGCCAGAGCTGAACATCAGTGAAGAATGAAGGGTTTGTTATGtacactgctgctgctggaaACCTTTGTGTTTGTGGTACAGCAGCTGGTAGATGGAGGACTCGCTGAGAATGAGATCAGTCAACAGCTCAGCACTGAGGACAGAAGACAGAATCCAGCTCAGACAGACACTCGGAGAGATGAATCTGACAGCCAACAATACTGCCATCTGAGCTTCCCTGACATCCACGCAGCACTGAGAGAACTGACCGCCACCGTCACAGAGCAGAAAGCCAACATCAGAGCCTTAGAGACACGACTGAAGGACACTGCAGAACAACAGACAGTCATCCTGGAAGAACTGAACAAGAAAAATGATGGTACCTCATTAAAACCTTCACTCTTTTATCAGTGATACTCAGAGTAAAACACAATTATCATTCACACTGCACTATGCAGTGTATTACAGTGTAAAATTGAGTGTAAACTGTGTTATCTTTCTGCTATAATAGCCTTAGAGACACGACTGAGGGACTCAGAGAAAACTGCAGAACAACAGACGATCATCCTGGAAGACCTGAACAAGAAAACTGATGGTATCTTACCAGAACATTCACTCTTTTATCAGAGATCCTCAGGAAAACACCAATGCAATACACTGCATGGTGTAAATGAttgtttaaatttgattaattactGTGTAAATCGTGTTATCTCTATCTGTTATAATAagcatttgaaacattttcacagAAATGTCTAATCTTACTGAGAGTCAAGTGGAGGAGCTGAGAAAGGGAAACAGAGGTAGAACTGTAACtgagtattattttgttttgtgtttaattcattgttttaatattgtgttttataaagttatttataatatttttgcttatataacagacagagagatagcaTTTTCAGCTGCACTGATGGAATCTGGCGGTGGAGATATCGGTCCTTTCACCACTGAAATCACTCTAACCTACAGGAACGTCTTCACAAACATCGGGAACGCCTACAACCCAATTACAGgtaattatcaatgacaaaaCTCAATAGTAACGAGAATCCTTCTGCTTCATTCAAACCTCTCTGCAGTTGTGTAATGTGAATAAGAGAATCAAATGATCTGACGTGTTTCAAAACTATTACACTGTGCACAGCTGATTCTCTTCTTTATCTTTGTTATCTGCTTTAGGTATTTTCACTGCCCCACTGAAAGGAGCGTACATGTTCAGCTTCTCTATCTATGGTCATGGTAGTTCCTCAACTTCAGCAACTGTCTCCATTGTGAAGAACGGAGAGAGGGTGGTTATAGCACATGGACATCAGGGTTATGGAGTTGTAAACTCCTCAAAAGGAGTCGTGTTGATTCTGGAGGTTGGAGATGTCGTCTATGTGAGACTTTGGTCTGGAACGAGGATATATGATGACAAGAATAACCACATGACTTTCAGTGGTTACCTGCTGTTTCCCTTAAGAGAACAGGAGCTTTGCAGAATGTGATTCCAGTAAAACTGAACTTTTAGTGTATGATTTAAGATGAAAATCATGAAGAATCATTAACATATGTATTTGCAATAGATGATTGTATGAAAGTCAGTATATAAGCTATACTCATAAGTTCTCAGCTGTCTATGTATGTAACTTTGTATAAAGAGTTTCAACACAGGACCCATGAATATCATGTGACTCAGAGTGATTTTTTTACAGTTGCAAGATAGATAtctgataataaaatatttttaagtgtagcttattaccaggatttttatattgcctaaaatatccacgttttggctttgtcatacaacaatagGTCTGTGCAGCGCaaacaaagtaccgtgagagctatgttttcttttttgctttgtcatattttgaaacgctctcacagtactttgacgTCATACACTGATCAgtctgctcagtgctgcttcaagtccaacactaatgtgtacacatatttgcatcactttgaccgttctctgtagatcccaccctctcacgcaccacgattggtcaattacgtacaatgtctgtatgttatgttaaaaaaaaaaacggtcattTCACTCCTTCGTTAAGTATGAAAAACAGGAAACCtgtttattaacagtttttttttcaaagaaatcttAAGATGTTGTGAGCTGTGTGGAcctctggggggaaaaaaaacacatttagaggCAGAaggactaatatatatataaatacatactgtatatgtgtgagcACTATCACACGAGTAGATGAGCTGAACaagctctttctctctgctgccacaTGAGCTTTCCACACTGTGTTGTTTTAATCATTGATTTTATGAGTATGGGTGTGTGTATAAAAGTGTTCAGGTACTGCCAGGAGTGGCGTAAGAGACCTATGAACGGATTTCACaaggaaaacaggaaaaaataaactgattaaaGGTCAAATGTTGCATAGTTCTGTATGATAAGCGTGTACTGATGAACTTTATACAGACAATAGAAACTATTACAACAATATCATTAGAGGATTCATTCATGTTTCACATCATTGATCGGGCCCCTGTCTAGTTCTGGGCCTCATGTGTCTCTTTCCCACACTACTGATGCCCCTGGTCAGGGTTAAGTGTAGCGTATAGTCATAGTTATGTCAGGGTTCTGCCCTGGCAGCTGTgtctattttgtctttgtttagtgTTTCTCTCTGTTTGTCCTGTGTATGACCACAtggctttgtctttgtttattttggccATGTGTTCCTTTCGTCCTGCCCCCTTATTTCACATTACCATGCCCCCTCGTTTATTCCTTGTTTGGCGCTCATTAATTGATTGTTCTCACCTTGTGTTGTTGTGTGCTTACCTTCCTATTTATTGTGCTCATTCCCCTCATGTGTTTGTTGGTTCAttttgtgtgtgagttagtgtttGCTTAGCTTGCTAGCTGAGCTTTACTAATTGAGCTTTTCCCTTGTCTggtatttattagtttaagtttatCTTGTCACCGTTTAGTctagtttcagtttttcttttgtttggatttcttttttaatttcttgagtttgacttgtttttgttgttgagctTGAGTTATTTCCTTGATTTAGTCTTTCCAGTTATTTTTAGaactttattttgtatgtttctttacCTTTTAGTTTACTTTGGTTAGTCAGTTGTTTGTTTCTCTAGCTCCCCTTTTATCTTTTTTCTAGGTCTTAGCATTCTTGTCTGACTTTTTGCTcttgttttgaattattattattattattattattattattattattattattatttttgttattgctatttttgttctcttgttgTCTTAAGTCGTGTTTTGTGagttctgtctgttcctgtcttgCCTCCTGCTTTCTCCCTGGCCACTGGGTCTCCCTGCCTGGAGGTCTGATGTGTGCGGCTTCACCTCCATAGCCAAGTGCCCTTGGTTCCTGGTGCTGTGGTCTGGTCTCTAGCACAGCCTCCTCtacagtcccccccccccccccaatctgcCTGCTTCACTGTTGTATGCCCTATCCTACTGTCTGGACTGTTAAAGCCACTCCCTCCTATCGTGCTTGTCTAATTTGTCAATAAACGTCCCTTGTTCAATCTGCATTTTGGGTCCTTTCCCTCAGTAAACCTGACAGAACGAACCAGCCAAGTCAGGACCCAGCAGAATGAGTCTCAAGATCCTGCCCCCTGCAAATGCTCAGGAGAGACTGGCCCGCCAGCAAGGCCTGGGTGCACTTCGGTAGCAGGAGGTGAGGGCCTTTGCCCAATTCTTTTGGACTATGTCCAGGGGCCTTGAGTACCAGGATGCAGCCCTTAAGGATGTCTTCAACCTCTGTCTAGACGATCCACTGCCTCAGTGGGAGATGGAGCAATTGAGGATCTTGGACTTTTGGAACTTTTCCAATTATTTGCACCACCGCAAGGATTGGCAGATACTTAAACCACCAGAGTCCACCTACAGTGATCACCCCACTCTCCCTCATCCATCGAGTCAACTCCCTGATCTTCTGACTCCCActgagaaaaggagagagagagagagaagaatgagGGCAGCCAAAGCTGCTGCATCTGCCATTGAGACCTCTGTGCTGGTTCCGGCCTCCGAATCGGCTGAATCCCTCGTCACATCTGAGTCTACCAAGTGCTCTGAAGCAGTCAAGCTCAAGGAAGCTGTGAGGGAAGTTCCCCTGCCTGTGTCAGTCAAGCCTGTTCTAGTTCATTCAAAGCCAGTCAAGTCCAGTCCTGAAAATTCTATGTCTGTTCAAGTAAGTCAAGATGTAGGTGACGTGACtgcctacaggcccgggaggCGAAGGGGTAGGAGGGCCCGTGCCAGGAGTGCAAGAGCCCTTAGTCTGGAGACCCCTCCTGCAGTTTTCCCAGAAGATCTCAAGTGGTCTGCTGCTTCAGTCATGACCCTGGAGTCCAGTGACAAGCagccagccccagagctcactccagtgccgACCCCTACCCCAGAGAGAGCAGTCAAGAATCAGTCTCTGAGCCCATTCCTGCGGCCCCGGAGGGCAGTTTGTCAGCCCCGGAGGGCAGTCAAAAATCAGTCTTGGAGTCCATGGCAGTCCCAGACCCTATTCTAGCCTCAAAGTCCACCCCAGAATTGTCTCCAGTCTTAAACTTTGCTCAAGTCCCTGGAGTCTGCCCTAGAGTATGCTTTAGTTCCAGACTTTTCTCCATTCCCTGAGTTTACTCCGGAGCTAGTCCCAGTCCCGGAGTCATCAAGGTCCATCCCAAATTCGCTTTTTGAGCAATTCTCAGTCCAGGAACAACCAGAGATCATCACAGAGCAAGTCCAGGAACAGAACAAGGTCATTCCAAAACCAGTCCCAGGGTCTGTTCCAGAGCCTACGTCTTTCCTGAAGCCAGTCTCTGAGTTTGTCCCAGAGCCAATCCTAGAGCCAGAGTCTGTTCCAGTAGCCCCGGAGGGCAGCTCAGCAGCCCCCGAGGGCAGTCAAGAATCCACTCCTGAGTCCATTCCAGTGGCCCCGGAGGGCAGTTCTGCAGCTCCTGTGGAAAGTCAAGAGTCTGCCCCTGAACCCGATCCATTGTCGGCTCAAGCTCCCAAGTCTGCTTCATTCCAGAGTCTGTCAAAGTCTGCTACAGATTCAATCCAAGAGCCCTCAGAGCCAGTCCCAGCACCCATTCCTGATCCAGTCCAGCTTCAGGAGGGGGTACCTTACCATACTCCAACCTCCAAATCTCCAGAACTATCCACTTCCCCTACCACTTTCAAGCCATCACTTGTCAAGCCGGTCAGTACTTCTACTTGTGCCACTACCCGTATCCCTATGGCCCCATCTTCTCTGCGGCGAGGCTTTAACTGTACTCAAACCATGCCTGCTGCCTTCAGCTCTACCCTGTCAGGCTATACCCCTGGCCTTACTCCCACCCCCTCTCATGTGCTGCCTGGTTGCTTTGGTCCTGCTATGTCTGCACCTCCCTGGACTTGTTTGCCTGGTTTGGACACCAGGAGGCGTCCTTTGGGAGAGGGGTACTGTCAGGGTTCTGCCCTGGCAGCTGTgtctattttgtctttgtttagtgTTTCTCTGTTTGTCCTGTGTATGACCACAtggctttgtctttgtttattttggccATGTGTTCCTTTCGTCCTGCCCCCTTATTTCACATTACCACGCCCCCTCGTTTAGTCCTTGTTTGGCGCTCATTAATTGATTGTTCTCACCTTGTGTTGTGTGCTTTCCTTTCTATTTATTGTGCTCATTTCCCTCAGTTCTTTGTGTGCGAGTCAGTGTTTGCTTAGCTTGTTAGCTGAGCTTTACTAATCAAGTTTTTCTTTGTCTggtatttattagtttaagtttatCTTGTCATCGTTTAGtctgatttcagtttttcttttgtttggattttattttagtttcttgtttgacttgtttttgagtttgacccttttttttatttcactggattggtaacagccctatagtgtcttattatattaagtaaataaataaatttaagaatTCGATATGAAAGATGATGCATGCATTTAATACGGTTAGGTAAAAATGCCCTTTAAATAGACAAAATGACCTGGAAATCAGTTTCAATTACTTTTAGTATGcagtttaatgtgtttatttttaatatgcagtaACTTTagtcatataaaatgtaatttcccaACAACTAATTCATGGGCAGTGAAAATGCTGAGTGGCTAGTAATTAtggaaaaccactagccacagtGACTGGAGAGCAAAACAAGTTAATGTCAATCCCTGCTTAATCAATCGATTCACCactattctgatgatattttagAGTTAAAGGACAACTCCTCAGATATTTCTCCATTAAAACACTTACCTGAGCAGAGAGAGCAAGGAGCTGCTGGGAGTATTCATGATTACTAAACACAGGTCATTAGTCTCATTAACCAGAATTAATCACGTGCTGACAGCTAATAACAGTCCTCCAGTTAGTGGAGGTTTAACATTGTTTAATCTGAATTAATAGAATTATTAAAGTTATTGAAGTTAATGAAGTTAGTGgagtttttggatttttaaaattagtaaatgAGCAAGTAAAGTAAACGAGTCAGTTT containing:
- the LOC122143274 gene encoding uncharacterized protein LOC122143274, producing the protein MKGLLCTLLLLETFVFVVQQLVDGGLAENEISQQLSTEDRRQNPAQTDTRRDESDSQQYCHLSFPDIHAALRELTATVTEQKANIRALETRLKDTAEQQTVILEELNKKNDALETRLRDSEKTAEQQTIILEDLNKKTDEMSNLTESQVEELRKGNRDREIAFSAALMESGGGDIGPFTTEITLTYRNVFTNIGNAYNPITGIFTAPLKGAYMFSFSIYGHGSSSTSATVSIVKNGERVVIAHGHQGYGVVNSSKGVVLILEVGDVVYVRLWSGTRIYDDKNNHMTFSGYLLFPLREQELCRM